The Glycine soja cultivar W05 chromosome 4, ASM419377v2, whole genome shotgun sequence genomic sequence tccacctattcatctgctcccccgaacacaaagttcaagatcatcacaggatccaaacacaaacagcaaaccgggagtgagttatcacatttctaactactagagagaaacaacacaacatatagtagccaaatacaatttacttagcatatctcacactaTTTCATCACcttgtcattcatcaatcacacttttcaatcatcaatcacaatacacaggaaccacacactccgatcaaggcataataacacatcaatttcataataaacaattagcaagcgtatgcaacagttatgctaagactcaagcctatatgcaatgtggtaccatgtcattgaaaacctcgtcgggcgtctaggagtacatgacaagacaaaccacacactagcaagtcaagtcactctcactaggtaatatcatagggagaccagtcagggtcacagtgttttgcgagaatgctccaaccatatgggattaacataggcttaaaggaacactcaaaccgtgtgacccccaaagcctacactccgaagagtccgtcagggcctctccctcctgattcaggtccaacccagaaaacattttagcatacagactctatctatgaactgtacaaaacacacgacttctcaattgttctcaaaataattttaactcgtcgccctttaagggtcttatcattaactcgtcgcccaaaaagggacttagcatcaactcgtcgccctaaaagggacttaacatcaactcgtcgcccttgaagggacttatgatcgtgtgattgtacaattcatagttcacaactcaatgcacatatatatatctcaatcatatatatactcaatttatcacatacacttaatcccaatcacaatggtataatctcaatttaacatgttatcacaccttatgaatcatatacactttacctatgaactatgcaatacacacatctactcaattgttttcaaaatcattttaactcgtcgggttcccacagtggatcccatcacaatactcgtcgcccttaaagggtcttacaattgtgtgattgcacagttcatagttcacaactcaatacacacatctcatctcaatacacatgtatttcatcatccgtcacatgttcaatttataacatactcacagtttgaatcatcatttcataacctcaacataacaatttatacaaaagattttatcacaacatgggatgtaaaacctctgaaatagtttctcacaattgtatcaaaatcaattaatcaaaatcatgggttaacacaaagacatcaagagcactcaagtttatcaatcaattctcatcaggacgtcaattggtacatagaacacaataatattgtattcataatcataaagaaaaattataattcaataaacatcccaaaataaacccaaatttagttctctaaggatccctacacatgttcattctaacccccaattgcgataaactcatcccttacctctaagaggATTCACGTGTCTTCCCATAGCGATAGCatcatctctagcggttccctaaaATTTCTCcagtttttcctccgactgctccggtAGAGTACCAAACGTCAGAGAAACGGAGAAGGGATTAAAACCTCCATTTGgactatcttcatgcgattcctttttctccctccaagaacattatctcgcaaatcccaacggtcaatgCGTGCGAATTGAATTTCGAATAACATATCCAAAATTcacaacaatccaacggttaacgaaaccgggatcgtagttttaccaagacagctcttggtttctgcgggaaaggaaaggctacaatgcgaggggtatttctcttagctcagacatgatatccaaattcccaacggtgagaatgcttggAATCGGGTTGCAAACATGATACTAaaatttcatgacgatccaacggtgaacgagtctgagatcgtcgtttttctgagacaggtttggttggctgcgagaaaaagaaagggttttgagaggagaaggagaaaaacgaaaatgagggaaagaagaggcaccgtcagtgtgaaaactgacataacgctatttatagctaggtttactctatttatttatttattattttataaaagaaaactttattttattctctatcaaacaaataaataaaataccctttttattttatctcaaatcattattttaattaacaattatatctccttatttatttatttacaaaatctcatcattttgtttaaaactctatttatttataattaacaatcctttttaatctagtttacgaaaattgggatgttacagatACCGTATAGAAGACATGATTTGCGATCTGGGGCAAGACGGTTTCCAACAAGCACATGCACCTCTGtatgagaaaatagaaaatgattcgAAGATGCATTTGTATCCTGGGTGCACAGCTTTCACAAGATTGTCAACGGTATTAGCTTTGGTCAACTTGAAGGCACGATATggatggagtgacaaaagtttcactgAGTTGCTTGTTCTATTGAAAAAATTGCTTCCTGAAGATAACACGTTGTCGAAGAATCAATATGAGACGAAGAAGATTTTATGTCCAGTGGGAATGAAGTACCAGAAAATCCATGCATGTCTAAATGATTGCATTTTGTATAGAAATGACTTTGCAGAATTGCGCAATTGCCCTACTTGTGGTGTATCACGCTACAAGGTCAACAATGACGAATATAGTGATCATGCAACTGCAAACAAGAGTCGATCAACAAAGGTAtgttggtatcttccaataataccaaggtttaagctATTGTTTGGTAATGGACACGATGCAAAAAACTTGACGTGGCATGCAGACAGGAGAAAAATTGATGGATTGCTCCGACATCCAGCTGATAGTTCGCAATGGAAGGAATTCGATTGTCATTATCCTGATTTTgggaatgagccaagaaatctaAGGCTTGGCCTTGCTtcggatggaatgaatccatttgGTAACTTAAGCACCAGTCACAGTTCATGGTCTGTTTTGCTTATGATTTACAACTTGCCTcattggttgtgcatgaagagAAAATACATAATGCTTTGCATGATGATAGTGGGTCCAAGACAACCTGGGAATGATATTGACGTGTATCTGGCTCCGTTGATCGAAGAGTTGACAACATTGTCGGAAGACGGGGTTGATGTGTAGGATGGTAATGTGCAACAGATGTTTACGTTGCATGCAAtggttttttgtaccattaatgactatCCAGCATGTAGCAATTTAAGTGGTTATAGTATGAAAGGCCATCACGCATGTCCTGTATGTGAGAAAAATACATGCTTCTTGCAACTaaaacatggaaagaagacaGTGTACACAAGGCACCGACGATTTCTTAAACAGTATCATCCATATCGACGATTGaagaaagcttttaatggattGCAAGAAAATGAAAGTGCGCCAAAAGCATTAGATGGCAAAGAAGTTTATGATTGCGTCAAGGACATCGTAACTATCTTTggaaatacacaaaaaaatctCCAACTGAGACaaacatatggaagaaaaggtccatattctttgatcttccattCTGGTCCGATCTtcatgttagacattgtatagaCGTGATGCACGTCGAGTAAAATGTTTGTGATAGTTTAATTGGcacccttcttaacattaaaagcaaaacaaaggATGATTTGAAGTGTCGTTAGGACTTGGTTGAAATGGGTATACAAGAACAATTGCATCCAATGTCACAAGGTTCGCGAACGTATCTACCCCCAGCTTGTCACACAATGTTAACAAACTAGAAGAGGAGTTTTTGTCATTGTTTGCGTATGctaaaagtcccacaaggatactcttcaaatatcaagagtCTTTGTGTCCGTCAGTGACTTGAAATTGGTTGGTTTgaaatctcatgattgtcatgtaTTAATGCAACAACTATTGCTTGTAGCAATTCACGGAATCTTGCCGGAGAAAGTTCGGGTTTCCATAACACGTATGTGCTTTGTTTTTAATGCTATCTATTGTAAAGTCATTGACCTAACAAGATTAGATGAATTGGAGAATGAGTCTGCGATTGTCCTTTGTTaaatggagatgtattttccaccATCATTTTTCGACATCATGGTTCATTTAATTGTTCATCTAGTGCGGGAGATCCGAATGTGTGGTCCTGCTTTTTTAAGGTGTATGTATCCAATTGAGAGTTACATGAAAGTGTTAAAGgggtataccaagaatcaaCACCGACCAGAAGCTATGATTGTCGAAAGGTATGTTGTTGAAGAATGTATCGAGTTCTGCTCACAGTACATTGAAGATGGTAAACCCGTGGGGCTTCCTCAAACTCGTCATGATCGGAGACCGACGGGTAAGGGTACACGAGGATTTAATGTTGTGACAATGACTCGATAGGAGGTTACACAAGCGCATCTATATGTATTAAACAATATAGCAGAGGTCATTCCATACATAAATGAGCACAAAAAAAACTCATTGATATGAACCCAAAAAAGAACATGATGAGGATTTTGCAAGACCATAATAGATCTTTCATTAACTGGTTCAAAGAAACAATATTTGCTGATGACGGTGCTTCTACGACATTAAGATTGTTAGTTGTTGGGCCAAAGATGACAAAAGCTCAATTCAAAATAGTGGTGTGACTGTTGATGTTGACTCCGATCACTTTTGTAGTGCATCAGACAATAATCCGATCCGAGCATCCATGCCTTACTTTGGCGTTATttaagaaatttgggagcttgacTACAGTGAATGTAGAACTTTTGTGTTTAAGTGTAAGTAGGTCAATGCAATACCGGTGTCCGTCGAGACGAATTTGGATTTACTTTAGTAGACCTACATAGGTGGCTTATATGGACGAACCTTTCATTATGGCCCAACAAGCAAGACAGGTGTTTTACGTCCAAGATCCAAGCGATTCAAGATATTCAGTGGTTCTACAAGGAAGACCAAGTGGTTTAATTAAGTCACATGATGATTGCACACTTAACATTTGTGACAGACCAcctttttttgacaaaaatgcCTTCTATCAATGAGTCACAATACATTGATGATGTGCACGCAAATCGTAttgatcatgatgaaagactatgggAAAACACTGTGACTTAACTGAAGCCTATCAAAATAATGTAAGAAGGTCATTCCTCTTATGTTTTGTAATTTATTAATGTTCATATTTCCATTTACCTAACTATATGCCTTCATTTCGTGATTGTTGTCaacatatttgttttattttcacaGGGTCATGAGAACACCACCACCAAAATCATCCCTCACCACAAAAAGCATGGTTGACATTTATGATAGAAGGAATTTTTCCACTAGATGGAGGTAGTTTAAATCATCCCTCACCACAAAATTTGTCTATAATAATTCGGAGGGGGAACAAAAAGAAGATCCTTCAATTAAATATGGCCTAGATCCAAAAACATGGGAGGAATTTATGGCAACCCGCAAGGCCCCTGACTGGGAGGTTAGATGTTAATGTTTTTGCatttaaatgaatatttgtCAGTATAATGgcaaattaatttgtttcattCCACTTCTACATGGTACGCTTCAGGGAATCAGGAAAAAGATGTAGGAACTCCAAAAATACAATGACTGTCCCCATATACTTTCACGTGGTGGATATGATTTGCTTGAGAAGAAGCTATTAgacgagaaaataaaaaaaggcaacATGACGCAATGATGACTGAGAATCCACCACTAATTGATGACCCCCCATCTCCCATTCAAAGACATGTTAAGTGGAAGTTGGCACGCACCAAGGCATATGGGCAAATGATATCTAAGGCGACAAAAGAAATATCTGACAAGATTGTGAGTTGttagttcaattttaattacaataatatacACTATTTTGGCTTAATTGGTTATTTGTGAACCATGTAGGACTCGTTGGAAGAACAAATGTCACAGGGTTCGTTTGTCCCCCATGGTCGTGACGACATACTTAACATGGCTATAGGGCGACCGGATCATGGAGGTCGTGTTCGTGCAGCAGGGTCTAGGGTCACAATTACTCAATACTATGGGAGGACATCACGTGGCTGCAATATCTATTCCGTCTCCATCAACCAACAACAAATGGCTGAAATAATAGCAACCATTAAGGAACAAGTCAAGAATGacattgaagaagaaaagaagcaaAGTCTAGAGGTGTGGAAAAAGGAGTTGAAGGACGCCTTCATTATTGAGATGTCGCAAAAGGGATCAAAGGTCTCAACACCTAATGACGCGGATATAAATGTGTTAGGTGCATGTGTGAGCACAAAGGAAAGCAAGGCTGAAACTGGTGTCAATCGAACTACGGAAGAACATGTTGGTCATGTCACACTGACTATGGGGTTGCATGTCCAACGTCAACATTCTACACAGCTGGTGGCGTTGGGAAACATATTTCATGGTGCTACCATACATTGTGTGGCGTATGCAAATGATGTCGTAAGGGTTAGTGTTGAAAAAGTTATTGACGGTGAAGCTGAAGTCCCATTTTCGACTGACGAAATTAAGTATGTCAAGCAGGCCCTTCACACATTCATTGCATGGCCAACACCTCTTGTCAAACTGGTATCAAATGAGGTAGTATCCTTTACGATTTCCAAATTAAAACCTTCTCACATGcaaataaattactttttaacaTGACTGcaattaatatatgtttatttCGTATAGGATGCATCCATTAGGCAACATGAAGTCCCTGAAGTTGCTGAAGGGGTCAATGATGTTGCTATAAATGACCCCTTGCATGAGTTGATTAAGAGCCTGGTTGACATTTATGACAAGCCTGTTCAGTTTGTGTGGGATGTTAATAAATTTGGGATTCCTCATGTAGATTCATTCTTGTTCTTGACATATGTTGATGTCAACGAAATAACAACATGTGACAAATGCTTGAATATAGCTATACTTCAGTTGTGGACAATGTAAGTGAAATTCATTTGTGACcattaaattcatattgcttTGCCATATACCTCATGTTAACTTCTTATACCAAATGTGCAAATTAGGTATATGGATGAGTTCAGTGATAGCTTGGGTCATCGATCCctgtatggattccttgagcctcAATCAATACACAATGCAAAGGACAGACGTGGACAATGTGAGGAATATATTGAAAAATGGCTTAAGGAATCGCAGCGACAAGTGTACTTAGGAGCTTATTTGAATCagtaagtaaaatatatttagccTGTTTGTTGTAAGGAAGGTTTGTGTTAGTCATAAACTTCCTGTTCTGTTAATTGCAGGGCTCATTGGCAGCTGATTGTTTTATGTCCTAAAAACAATGTGGTGGTATGGTTTTGTTCGTTGCGTAAAAGGCCTGATGTTCATATAAAAACTGCAATTAACAAGTTAGAggctaaaatatattaagtCATTCAATATATTTCGAAACATCGATACATAAACTACGAGCgttatatttatatcatattaATCTTCCAATGTAGTGCATTTAAGACATTAAACACCACAACTGACGACAAAGTTCAGCAAACTACACCCCAGTGGATTGAACTCAAGGTTAGTTCAACTTCAAACAAAGTTTgcaaattaaaatgttattaaacATGTTAATACaaacattgaattttgttcCCATTGAACATAGACTCACGTTCAACGTGGAGGATATGAGTGTGGGtattatgtgatgcattggatgtggaacaTAGTTGTCGCAGAGATGAAGAATGATTTGAGTGTGGCAATTTATCTATTCCGCAAACATTCAAAGAAAATGGTTTTCCATTATTTCTTCACAATAATGGAAATGATTCCATGTTTGTTTTTCACAATGTGCAGTGGTTCGGTGATGGCACACCACATGACACCGACACCATCACAACATTACGTCAAAATTGGGcagcctattttttaaaacttagagCCATCCAACGTAAAAAGCTTTAATTTATTGAGATGCGGACATCAACTTTGTGTTTTTGATGTAATTGACATTAAGTGTTATAAACAGTTATGCTGGTGTAATGATTATTATATGccaaaacaaatacaaatgtGTTCATTTCATTTTGGTATGCACCAAAATGTTCACACTACACGTTGTATTTTCAATTGGTATTTTTGTCAATagcatatgtttttgttttggaaTGGGGGCTCATTTTTGTAGGTGTTTCGAATCATGCGGTGTGGAGCAGGAGGCAACAATAGAGGACAATGACATTGATGGGTATATGTATTTTATTCTCAACTTTGAGGCTCTTTTTTATGACTGAGTGTCATCTGGAATGTCGTATACAGTTGCAGGGATCATTGTGATGTGGTAGTCAACACATTGCAGTTGATGTTGAACACATTGCAGTTTAACATGTCTGCGCCAGAAACAATATGTTTTTATGAAAAGGTTCCTAAAGGTAGCTCAAGTAGACAGA encodes the following:
- the LOC114409809 gene encoding uncharacterized protein LOC114409809 isoform X1; the encoded protein is MMTENPPLIDDPPSPIQRHVKWKLARTKAYGQMISKATKEISDKIDSLEEQMSQGSFVPHGRDDILNMAIGRPDHGGRVRAAGSRVTITQYYGRTSRGCNIYSVSINQQQMAEIIATIKEQVKNDIEEEKKQSLEVWKKELKDAFIIEMSQKGSKVSTPNDADINVLGACVSTKESKAETGVNRTTEEHVGHVTLTMGLHVQRQHSTQLVALGNIFHGATIHCVAYANDVVRVSVEKVIDGEAEVPFSTDEIKYVKQALHTFIAWPTPLVKLVSNEDASIRQHEVPEVAEGVNDVAINDPLHELIKSLVDIYDKPVQFVWDVNKFGIPHVDSFLFLTYVDVNEITTCDKCLNIAILQLWTMYMDEFSDSLGHRSLYGFLEPQSIHNAKDRRGQCEEYIEKWLKESQRQVYLGAYLNQAHWQLIVLCPKNNVVVWFCSLRKRPDVHIKTAINNAFKTLNTTTDDKVQQTTPQWIELKWFGDGTPHDTDTITTLRQNWAAYFLKLRAIQRKKL
- the LOC114409809 gene encoding uncharacterized protein LOC114409809 isoform X3, whose amino-acid sequence is MMTENPPLIDDPPSPIQRHVKWKLARTKAYGQMISKATKEISDKIDSLEEQMSQGSFVPHGRDDILNMAIGRPDHGGRVRAAGSRVTITQYYGRTSRGCNIYSVSINQQQMAEIIATIKEQVKNDIEEEKKQSLEVWKKELKDAFIIEMSQKGSKVSTPNDADINVLGACVSTKESKAETGVNRTTEEHVGHVTLTMGLHVQRQHSTQLVALGNIFHGATIHCVAYANDVVRVSVEKVIDGEAEVPFSTDEIKYVKQALHTFIAWPTPLVKLVSNEDASIRQHEVPEVAEGVNDVAINDPLHELIKSLVDIYDKPVQFVWDVNKFGIPHVDSFLFLTYVDVNEITTCDKCLNIAILQLWTMYMDEFSDSLGHRSLYGFLEPQSIHNAKDRRGQCEEYIEKWLKESQRQVYLGAYLNQAHWQLIVLCPKNNVVCI
- the LOC114409809 gene encoding uncharacterized protein LOC114409809 isoform X2 — translated: MMTENPPLIDDPPSPIQRHVKWKLARTKAYGQMISKATKEISDKIDSLEEQMSQGSFVPHGRDDILNMAIGRPDHGGRVRAAGSRVTITQYYGRTSRGCNIYSVSINQQQMAEIIATIKEQVKNDIEEEKKQSLEVWKKELKDAFIIEMSQKGSKVSTPNDADINVLGACVSTKESKAETGVNRTTEEHVGHVTLTMGLHVQRQHSTQLVALGNIFHGATIHCVAYANDVVRVSVEKVIDGEAEVPFSTDEIKYVKQALHTFIAWPTPLVKLVSNEDASIRQHEVPEVAEGVNDVAINDPLHELIKSLVDIYDKPVQFVWDVNKFGIPHVDSFLFLTYVDVNEITTCDKCLNIAILQLWTMYMDEFSDSLGHRSLYGFLEPQSIHNAKDRRGQCEEYIEKWLKESQRQVYLGAYLNQAHWQLIVLCPKNNVVVWFCSLRKRPDVHIKTAINNAFKTLNTTTDDKVQQTTPQWIELKVFRIMRCGAGGNNRGQ